The following are encoded together in the Vespa velutina chromosome 3, iVesVel2.1, whole genome shotgun sequence genome:
- the LOC124947769 gene encoding dynein axonemal assembly factor 3 homolog, translated as MWWGYSAPLDLQCEIEEKEVTPKSLEVLIIGASDARHIIKTLASSYKHSDCSITYHIIEPTMEQVARSILLLSTCLDKDLGLQEATRYYLEIMGNTLLRPATAKYLAKHSKLLADTVTQTIDCPWLNLEKLKHKDRDQLEWIFKFWERATREGVPIVDYWDKRIRKSLKTRYDYRDGVFDWDYHMILKPRGHSNLTVHEYRFWRNNGIAFTWIEGEPARSNPTLLNNIIPLGDGFLHYAYLGDITNGPFFTWALNEDKENIKLRATDIAEREVMRTIHEIRTKEPFCDELVAAHRDPSILNGIIITEMPSSEIEYESWVKYNKYEKQGFTWISIPNAKILFHPLSTLELFKNRAEYKEKFDIIWVAHNMTKQLSNVVPLLKRKGRILIELRKYLSELRKEDLESFTKELKSTARACGLREMKSFNSENHTIAQFCNN; from the exons atgtggtGGGGATATAGTGCTCCATTAGACTTACAATgtgaaattgaagaaaaggaagtaaCACCTAAATCTCTTGAAGTATTGATCATAGGTGCTTCTGATGCAAGACATATTATAAAGACATTAGCGTCCTCTTATAAACACTCTGATTGTTCTATTACTTATCATATAATCGAACCAACAATGGAACAAGTTGCTAGATCAATACTTTTATTAAGCACTTGTTTGGATAAAGATTTAG GACTGCAAGAAGCAACTCGATATTACTTGGAAATTATGGGAAATACACTTTTAAGACCTGCTACGGCCAAATATTTGGCAAAACATTCTAAATTATTGGCAGATACTGTAACTCAAACCATTGATTGTCCTTGGCTAAATCTGGAAAAACTTAAACATAAGGACAGAGATCAGTTAGAATGGATATTTAA ATTTTGGGAACGTGCTACGCGCGAAGGGGTTCCAATTGTGGATTATTGGGacaaaagaattagaaaatcattaaaaacacGATATGACTACAGGGATGGAGTTTTTGATTGGGATTATCACATGATATTAAAACCAAGAGGTCATTCAAATTTAACTGTACATGAATATAG ATTTTGGAGAAATAATGGAATAGCATTCACTTGGATAGAAGGTGAACCTGCTAGAAGTAATCCAacacttttaaataatataattcctCTTGGAGATGGATTTTTACATTATGCTTATTTGGGGGATATAACTAATGGGCCTTTTTTTACATGGGCTTTAAAtgaggataaagaaaatat AAAGCTCAGAGCAACTGATATAGCAGAAAGAGAAGTAATGCGTACTATTCACGAAATTAGAACAAAGGAACCTTTTTGTGATGAACTCGTTGCCGCACATAGAGATCCATCTATATTAAAtggtataataataacagaaatgcCAAGCTCTGAAATAGAATATGAATCATgggtaaaatataataaatatgaaaaacaaGGTTTTACTTGGATATCTATTCCTAATGCAAAG attttatttcatccaTTGTCGACATTggaattattcaaaaatagaGCAGAGTACAAAGagaaatttgatataatttggGTAGCACATAATATGACCAAACAATTATCTAATGTAGTACCattgttgaaaagaaaaggacgtaTATTAATCGAATTACGTAAATACTTAAGTGAATTACGTAAAGAAGATTTGGAAAGTTTTAccaaagaattaaaaagtacTGCACGAGCATGTGGACTGcgagaaatgaaaagtttcAATTCTGAAAATCATACTATAGCACAATTttgcaataattaa
- the LOC124947691 gene encoding histone-lysine N-methyltransferase NSD2, which produces MSSPSLPRNNKVAETANDAGQSIREKVESFHDAADCVDHAGEKSDLNDSAYFPGKSRYGRTIKPKSPRDDIAEFPKNYKMPKTRKSQNSSENSNENIDESNIVNDTDEASDSFSSSNSMEEIASPKFDNNTAQCNWSLGQLAWARVGNFPFWPCVVTLDPTSLIFYKYKATGRSQLLMIHVQYFGDKGRHSWVSSNSMIHFTNLDDFQKLSESLTAEIKRKDAKYAAAFVIKPGLKIKWETAVEEATEVQPMTDQERADIFKPIVKSSRQKVQKTLDFYVKGKTSKRKYAGDPNTSDAKRTKQESVDVSEKLQYKLESPKLRYLQHENGKANLRLNFESPSRISVKSNESNSDSSTTQKNDFKSDELDGVFEVYYERNRDMLEDEHPDLSEEEIKKYLRKTWNDMNSSFRRKYRLYIKSEDNQSKENTPESEEDTSTDAESITKDIKKLSRSNTVETKKTRPYNLFKGMKQEKVCQICEKTGKLTRCRGPCYSYFHLSCVKPGESSPEHSIDESTYSDKLFDDLREIKRNNTDDEENSDKAEEQEDESFKCIDCLSGVAPACFVCNEREGDRIRCSVLACGKHYHSSCLKSWPQSRWQGGRLTCPYHMCHTCSSDNPQDSHSRAPNEKIARCVRCPSSYHTSISCLPAGSVILTGSQIVCPKHYKAPHPPLNAAWCFLCTRGGSLICCDTCPTSFHLECLGINAPDGAFICEDCETGRLPLYGEVVWVKLGNYRWWPSRICYPHEIPENVEAIPHSPGKFCVMFLGSNNYYWVHRGRAFLYQDGDANIKPSSVGKRKMRNDTYRKALEEASEIHQRLKTERAAAKDHESKGLKPPPYVKLKVNKPVGNVKPVEVESIVACDCDAELDDACAPGTDCLNRILLIECSPGVCPAGTKCNNQDFVRRQYPAMEPFHTVGRGWGLRSLEAIKSGQFIIEYVGEVIDEAEYKERLSRKKELKNENFYFLTIDNNRMIDAEPKGNLSRFMNHSCSPNCETQKWTVNGDTRIGLFALRDIKPREELTFNYNLACDGETRKACLCGASNCSGFIGLKVQKPQVTPVPVPSKKSDKAEKVRRQRRSRKHFCWSCGQEIMHGSETIVCDHKTCNKKYHNTCVDIDNGESKFSCPWHHCIECNRRTSAHCSFCSVAFCQVHLDGNLFEYGEKSGFVCALHENMEIQRSSAEDEKDSSDNEADIDKEYLSRSSSPIEMETKLQREPSPRVSIVEVHPNSEESEESQKEEDEELLEDTIALCTYNFSKTVKRKMLNQSSNMFEEEQAEKLNNLTSSQLEAIIGGSLFE; this is translated from the exons ATGAGCTCTCCCAGCCTCCCACGGAATAACAAGGTGGCCGAAACAGCAAACGATGCAGGACAAAGCATACGCGAGAAAGTAGAAAGTTTCCATGATGCAGCAGACTGTGTGGATCATGCTGGAGAAAAGTCTGATCTAAACGATAGTGCGTATTTTCCTGGCAAAAGTCGTTATGGAAGAACAATAAAGCCTAAATCTCCTAGAGATGACATTGCTGAATTTCCTAAG AATTACAAAATGCCAAAGACGCGTAAATCTCAAAACTCTAGTGAaaatagtaacgaaaatatagACGAAAGTAATATAGTGAATGATACTGATGAAGCAAGTGATTCATTTAGTTCTTCGAATTCTATGGAGGAGATTGCATCTCCAAAATTTGACAATAATACTGCACAGTGTAATTGGAGTTTAGGACAATTAGCATGGGCACGTGTTGGCAATTTTCCATTTTGGCCATGTGTTGTAACTCTAGATCCaacttcattaattttttataaatataaag CTACTGGCAGATCGCAATTGCTAATGATACACGTTCAATATTTTGGAGATAAAGGACGTCATAGCTGGGTCTCGTCAAATTCTATGATCCATTTCACAAACCTTGATGACTTTCAAAAGCTATCTGAATCATTGACTGCAGAAATTAAGAGGAAGGACGCTAAATATGCTGCAGCATTTGTTATTAAGCCAggattaaagataaaatgggAAACAGCGGTTGAAGAGGCAACGGAAGTACAACCAATGACTGATCAAGAAAGGGCTGATATATTTAAACCAATTGTTAAAAGTTCAAGGCAAAAAGTTCAGAAGACACTTGATTTTTATGTAAAGGGTAAgacgagtaaaagaaaatacgcaGGTGATCCGAATACATCAGATGCAAAGCGTACTAAACAGGAAAGT gtGGATGTTTCAGAGAAACtacaatataaattagaatcaccAAAATTAAGGTATTTGCAACATGAAAATGGAAAAGCAAATTTGAgattaaattttgaaagtcCTTCTCGCATATCCGTTAAATCTAACGAATCTAATAGTGATTCTTCGACAAcacaaaaaaatgattttaaaagtgATGAACTTGATGGTGTTTTTGAAgtttattatgaaagaaacagagatatGTTAGAAGATGAACATCCTGATTTGTCAGaggaagaaatcaaaaaatatttaagaaaaacttGGAATGATATGAACTCTTCTTTTCGTagaaaatatcgtttatatattaaatcagaGGATAAtcaatcaaaagaaaatacaccTGAATCTGAAGAAGACACATCAACGGATGCAGAGAGTATcacaaaagatataaaaaaattaagtagAAGTAATActgtagaaacaaaaaaaaccaGACCATACAATCTTTTTAAAGGCATGAAACAAGAAAAGGTTTGTCAAATTTGTGAAAAAACAGGAAAGTTAACAAGATGTAGGGGACCCTGTTATTCTTACTTTCATTTATCATGTGTCAAACCTGGAGAATCTAGCCCAGAACATTCTATAGATGAAAGTACGTACAGTGATAAATTGTTTGATGAtttgagagaaataaaaagaaataatacagatgatgaagaaaatagtg ataaagcAGAGGAACAAGAAGATGAAAGTTTCAAATGTATTGATTGTTTATCTGGTGTAGCTCCAGCATGTTTTGTATGTAATGAAAGGGAAGGAGACAGAATAAGATGTTCTGTTTTAGCATGTGGCAAACATTATCACTCATCTTGTTTAAAGTCTTGGCCTCAA tCTCGTTGGCAAGGAGGTCGTTTAACTTGTCCATATCATATGTGTCATACATGTAGTTCTGATAATCCACAAGATAGTCACTCTCGTGCACCGAATGAAAAAATAGCACGATGTGTTCGATGTCCATCATCCTATCATACATCCATATCGTGTTTACCTGCAGGATCAGTAATATTAACAGGAAGTCAAATTGTTTGTCCTAAACATTACAAAGCTCCTCATCCTCCATTGAATGCAGCATGGTGTTTCCTTTGCACACGTGGAGGAAGTCTTATTTGTTGTGACACGTGTCCAACTTCGTTTCATCTGGAGTGTCTTG GTATAAATGCACCGGATGGTGCGTTTATATGCGAAGATTGTGAAACTGGAAGACTTCCTCTCTATGGAGAAGTAGTATGGGTTAAGCTTGGTAATTATCGTTGGTGGCCCTCTCGTATATGCTATCCACATGAAATACCTGAAAATGTAGAAGCTATACCACATAGTCCTGGCAAATTTTGTGTCATGTTTTTAggttctaataattattattgggTCCAcag AGGGCGTGCTTTCTTATATCAAGATGGAGATGCAAATATAAAGCCTTCTTCAgtaggtaaaagaaaaatgagaaatgatACTTATAGAAAAGCTTTAGAAGAAGCTAGTGAAATTCATCAACGTTTAAAAACTGAAAGAGCTGCTGCTAAGGATCATGAATCTAAAGGATTGAAACCTCCACCGtatgttaaattaaaa GTCAATAAACCTGTGGGCAATGTGAAACCTGTTGAAGTTGAAAGTATTGTAGCATGTGATTGTGATGCAGAATTGGATGATGCATGTGCGCCTGGAACAGATTGTttaaatcgtattttattGATAGAGTGTAGTCCAGGTGTATGTCCAGCTGGTACGAAGTGTAATAATCAAGACTTCGTACGCAGACAATATCCAGCAATGGAACCATTTCATACAGTTGGCCGCGGTTGGGGTCTTAGAAGTTTGGAAGCCATTAAATCTGgacaatttataattgaatacGTTGGCGAAGTTATAGATGAAGCAGAATACAAAGAGAGattaagtagaaaaaaagagttaaaaaatgaaaatttttactttttaacaatagataataatagaatgatCGATGCAGAACCAAAGGGCAATCTTAGCCGATTCATGA ATCATTCTTGCTCGCCAAATTGTGAAACACAAAAATGGACAGTAAATGGAGATACGCGGATTGGTTTATTCGCTTTACGTGATATAAAGCCAAGAGAAGAgttaacttttaattataatttagcTTGCGATGGGGAAACACGTAAGGCATGTTTATGCGGTGCATCAAATTGTAGTGGATTTATAGGTTTAAAAGTACAAAAACCACAAGTAACTCCAGTTCCAGTACCATCTAAAAAATCTGATAAAgcagaaaaagtaagaaggcAAAGAAg atcAAGGAAACATTTTTGCTGGAGTTGTGGACAAGAGATAATGCATGGTAGCGAAACTATTGTATGTGATCATAAGacatgtaataaaaaatatcataatactTGTGTAGATATTGACAATGGAGAGAGTAAATTTAGTTGTCCATGGCATCACTGTATAGAGTGTAATCGAAGAACATCCGCACACTGTTCATTTTGTAGTGTTGCTTTTTGTCAAG TTCATTTAGATgggaatttatttgaatatggAGAAAAGAGTGGCTTTGTTTGTGCATTACATGAAAATATGGAGATACAGAGATCATCAgcagaagatgaaaaagattcTTCTGATAACGAGGCTGATattgataaagaatatttatcaaGATCTAGCAGCCCTATAGAAATGGAAACAAAATTACAACGAGAACCATCGCCACGAGTTTCAATTGTAGAG gTTCATCCGAATAGCGAAGAAAGTGAAGAATCACAAaaggaagaggacgaagaatTATTAGAAGATACAATTGCATTgtgtacatataatttttcaaaaacagtaaaaagaaagatgctCAATCAGTCTTCTAATATGTTTGAAGAAGAACAAGCTGAGAAATTGAATAATCTTACTTCTAGTCAACTGGAGGCGATAATTGGTGGTAGtctatttgaataa
- the LOC124947692 gene encoding calcium permeable stress-gated cation channel 1 isoform X1, with amino-acid sequence METTVFPNVSLPPAFYKPPSPDLCIPIHRSNTTIITDAYAGIPENLVLNIIGFLLLVLLFGLLRKKAWNYGRLALLHKSDNRWMELFYGDNDTRDVDAIYLETSVNSQLSQADRGFLSWIVTAFKIKDEELLKRAGPDGLLYILFERYLIVLTIAMVIVSLCIALPINFYGSTHDDDLTFSRTTVANLDPMSSWIWVHSMLIISYLPIGTYVMRRFLKQVRETRSSGELAARTLIITEIPKHQCDVETLTEYFKEAFSTLTIEDVTLAHDIRRLSVLDAERDCAEQARLYCENYAKKRDPLKIYPHRCGQILGCCCKSKVDAQEFYASEEIRLTALVEEERQLALNKPLGIAFVTLGTPGAARTMRRQLRSSPSIKWIVNYAPAPSDIFWENLSIPRKCWYLNAAMINVALFITLFFLTTPAVIIPILNRLSIPGEIKNLSPIISSFLPTLLLVSVAALMPVVVEKSESLVRHWTRSSLNRTVMRKTLLFLLLMVLILPSLGLTSAEAFFVWTMKGKNDTGRWECVFLPDQGALFVNYVITAALLGSALELVRFPELALYTYRLCIARSKAERVHVRKAVLWEFPLGAHYAWLLLVFTMTTVYSLACPLITPFGLLYFLVKHLVDRHNLCFAYGPSVGGGQLAGTAASAAGTAPILAQVAFLALGLVRRGLSPLAAVQLSGLAASILGLVTGVTLPASKPKTQPPRRDLPGGITGQSFIAPVLRKKQISPEETIPVDSNSEMNTPSPSISSSIVLEDAPKLYQNYSKEPKV; translated from the exons ATGGAAACAACTGTCTTCCCAAA tgtAAGCCTACCTCCGGCATTTTATAAACCTCCATCGCCAGATTTATGTATACCAATTCACAGATCCAATACAACAATTATAACAGATGCGTATGCTGGAATACCTGAAAATttagttttaaatattataggaTTTTTG tTATTAGTTCTTTTATTTGGTTTATTGCGTAAAAAAGCTTGGAATTATGGACGTCTTGCATTGCTACATAAATCAGATAATAGATGGATGGAATTATTTTATGGCGACAATGATACCAGAGATGTAGACGCAATATATTTAGAAACATCTGTTAATTCTCAGCTATCTCAAGCTGATAGAGGTTTTCTTTCATGGATTGTTACAGCATTTAAAATAAA AGATGAAGAACTACTGAAAAGAGCTGGTCCTGATGGGttgctatatatattatttgagcGTTATTTGATTGTTTTAACTATTGCAATGGTTATTGTATCATTATGTATAGCATTgcctattaatttttatggtAGTACGCATGATGATGATTTAACATTTAGTCGTACAACAGTAGCCAATCTAGATCCAATGTCTTCTTGGATATGGGTACACtcaatgttaattatatcttatttaccAATTGGTACTTATGTGATGAGACGTTTTTTAAAACAg GTACGTGAAACTAGATCTAGCGGCGAATTAGCAGCTAGAACACTAATAATCACAGAAATACCCAAACACCAATGTGATGTAGAAACACTTACAGAATATTTTAA aGAAGCATTTTCAACACTTACCATAGAAGATGTTACATTAGCTCACGATATTAGACGTCTTTCAGTGTTAGATGCAGAAAGAGATTGTGCAGAGCAAGCACGTTTGTATTGTGAGAATTATGCTAAAAAAAGAGatcctttaaaaatatatcccCATCGCTGTGGTCAAATTTTGGGATGTTGTTGCAAATCC aaagttGATGCTCAAGAATTTTATGCAAGTGAAGAAATTCGATTAACTGCattagtagaagaagaaagacaatTGGCCTTAAATAAACCACTTGGAATAGCGTTTGTTACTTTAG GAACTCCTGGTGCAGCTAGAACTATGAGGAGACAATTACGATCCTCTCCTTCGATAAAGTGGATCGTTAATTATGCTCCAGCACCTTCAGATATTTTTTGGGAAAATTTAAGTATACCAAGAAAATGTTGGTATTTAAACGCAGCAATGATAAATGTTGCTTTGTTTATAACATTGTTTTTCCTTACCACACCAGCT GTTATTATACCAATTTTAAATAGGTTATCTATACctggagaaataaaaaatttgagtcctattatttcttcttttttaccaactttattattagtaaGCGTGGCTGCTTTAATGCCTGTAGTTGTTGAAAAAAGTGAATCTTTAGTAAGACACTGGACAAGAAGCAGTTTGAATCGTACGGTCATGagaaaaactttattatttttgttacttatGGTTCTTATATTACCTAGTTTAGGATTAACCAGTGCTGAAGCATTTTTTGTTTGGACTATGAAAGGGAAAAATGATACAGGAAGGTGGGAATGTGTATTTCTTCCTGATCAG GGCgctttatttgtaaattatgtaATTACTGCTGCTTTACTTGGAAGTGCATTGGAATTAGTCAGATTTCCCGAACTCGCCTTATACACTTATCGTCTTTGTATTGCACGCAGTAAAGCAGAGAGAGTGCATGTCAGGAAAGCAGTATTATGGGAGTTCCCATTAGGAGCACATTATGCATGGTTACTATTGGTATTTACTATGACAACAGTTTATAGCCTTGCCTGTCCTTTAATTACTCCATTTGGactgttatattttttagtaaAACATTTG GTGGACAGGCATAATTTATGCTTTGCTTATGGACCAAGTGTAGGTGGTGGTCAATTAGCAGGTACAGCAGCTAGCGCAGCAGGAACTGCTCCGATTCTTGCACAAGTAGCATTTTTAGCTCTCGGATTAGTAAGAAGAGGTTTATCTCCTCTGGCAGCTGTACAACTTAGTGGTCTTGCTGCTAGTATTTTAGGTCTTGTAACTGGAGTTACATTACCTGCATCCAAACCCAAA acACAACCGCCGAGAAGAGATCTTCCTGGCGGAATAACAGGACAAAGTTTTATTGCACCCGtattacgaaagaaacaaatttctcCAGAAGAAACTATACCTGTAGATTCAAACTCTGAAATGAATACACCAAGTCCAAGTATATCTTCTTCTATCGTCTTAGAAGATGCCCCTAAgctttatcaaaattattcaaaagaaCCTAAGGTGTAA
- the LOC124947692 gene encoding calcium permeable stress-gated cation channel 1 isoform X2 produces the protein METTVFPKSNTTIITDAYAGIPENLVLNIIGFLLLVLLFGLLRKKAWNYGRLALLHKSDNRWMELFYGDNDTRDVDAIYLETSVNSQLSQADRGFLSWIVTAFKIKDEELLKRAGPDGLLYILFERYLIVLTIAMVIVSLCIALPINFYGSTHDDDLTFSRTTVANLDPMSSWIWVHSMLIISYLPIGTYVMRRFLKQVRETRSSGELAARTLIITEIPKHQCDVETLTEYFKEAFSTLTIEDVTLAHDIRRLSVLDAERDCAEQARLYCENYAKKRDPLKIYPHRCGQILGCCCKSKVDAQEFYASEEIRLTALVEEERQLALNKPLGIAFVTLGTPGAARTMRRQLRSSPSIKWIVNYAPAPSDIFWENLSIPRKCWYLNAAMINVALFITLFFLTTPAVIIPILNRLSIPGEIKNLSPIISSFLPTLLLVSVAALMPVVVEKSESLVRHWTRSSLNRTVMRKTLLFLLLMVLILPSLGLTSAEAFFVWTMKGKNDTGRWECVFLPDQGALFVNYVITAALLGSALELVRFPELALYTYRLCIARSKAERVHVRKAVLWEFPLGAHYAWLLLVFTMTTVYSLACPLITPFGLLYFLVKHLVDRHNLCFAYGPSVGGGQLAGTAASAAGTAPILAQVAFLALGLVRRGLSPLAAVQLSGLAASILGLVTGVTLPASKPKTQPPRRDLPGGITGQSFIAPVLRKKQISPEETIPVDSNSEMNTPSPSISSSIVLEDAPKLYQNYSKEPKV, from the exons ATGGAAACAACTGTCTTCCCAAA ATCCAATACAACAATTATAACAGATGCGTATGCTGGAATACCTGAAAATttagttttaaatattataggaTTTTTG tTATTAGTTCTTTTATTTGGTTTATTGCGTAAAAAAGCTTGGAATTATGGACGTCTTGCATTGCTACATAAATCAGATAATAGATGGATGGAATTATTTTATGGCGACAATGATACCAGAGATGTAGACGCAATATATTTAGAAACATCTGTTAATTCTCAGCTATCTCAAGCTGATAGAGGTTTTCTTTCATGGATTGTTACAGCATTTAAAATAAA AGATGAAGAACTACTGAAAAGAGCTGGTCCTGATGGGttgctatatatattatttgagcGTTATTTGATTGTTTTAACTATTGCAATGGTTATTGTATCATTATGTATAGCATTgcctattaatttttatggtAGTACGCATGATGATGATTTAACATTTAGTCGTACAACAGTAGCCAATCTAGATCCAATGTCTTCTTGGATATGGGTACACtcaatgttaattatatcttatttaccAATTGGTACTTATGTGATGAGACGTTTTTTAAAACAg GTACGTGAAACTAGATCTAGCGGCGAATTAGCAGCTAGAACACTAATAATCACAGAAATACCCAAACACCAATGTGATGTAGAAACACTTACAGAATATTTTAA aGAAGCATTTTCAACACTTACCATAGAAGATGTTACATTAGCTCACGATATTAGACGTCTTTCAGTGTTAGATGCAGAAAGAGATTGTGCAGAGCAAGCACGTTTGTATTGTGAGAATTATGCTAAAAAAAGAGatcctttaaaaatatatcccCATCGCTGTGGTCAAATTTTGGGATGTTGTTGCAAATCC aaagttGATGCTCAAGAATTTTATGCAAGTGAAGAAATTCGATTAACTGCattagtagaagaagaaagacaatTGGCCTTAAATAAACCACTTGGAATAGCGTTTGTTACTTTAG GAACTCCTGGTGCAGCTAGAACTATGAGGAGACAATTACGATCCTCTCCTTCGATAAAGTGGATCGTTAATTATGCTCCAGCACCTTCAGATATTTTTTGGGAAAATTTAAGTATACCAAGAAAATGTTGGTATTTAAACGCAGCAATGATAAATGTTGCTTTGTTTATAACATTGTTTTTCCTTACCACACCAGCT GTTATTATACCAATTTTAAATAGGTTATCTATACctggagaaataaaaaatttgagtcctattatttcttcttttttaccaactttattattagtaaGCGTGGCTGCTTTAATGCCTGTAGTTGTTGAAAAAAGTGAATCTTTAGTAAGACACTGGACAAGAAGCAGTTTGAATCGTACGGTCATGagaaaaactttattatttttgttacttatGGTTCTTATATTACCTAGTTTAGGATTAACCAGTGCTGAAGCATTTTTTGTTTGGACTATGAAAGGGAAAAATGATACAGGAAGGTGGGAATGTGTATTTCTTCCTGATCAG GGCgctttatttgtaaattatgtaATTACTGCTGCTTTACTTGGAAGTGCATTGGAATTAGTCAGATTTCCCGAACTCGCCTTATACACTTATCGTCTTTGTATTGCACGCAGTAAAGCAGAGAGAGTGCATGTCAGGAAAGCAGTATTATGGGAGTTCCCATTAGGAGCACATTATGCATGGTTACTATTGGTATTTACTATGACAACAGTTTATAGCCTTGCCTGTCCTTTAATTACTCCATTTGGactgttatattttttagtaaAACATTTG GTGGACAGGCATAATTTATGCTTTGCTTATGGACCAAGTGTAGGTGGTGGTCAATTAGCAGGTACAGCAGCTAGCGCAGCAGGAACTGCTCCGATTCTTGCACAAGTAGCATTTTTAGCTCTCGGATTAGTAAGAAGAGGTTTATCTCCTCTGGCAGCTGTACAACTTAGTGGTCTTGCTGCTAGTATTTTAGGTCTTGTAACTGGAGTTACATTACCTGCATCCAAACCCAAA acACAACCGCCGAGAAGAGATCTTCCTGGCGGAATAACAGGACAAAGTTTTATTGCACCCGtattacgaaagaaacaaatttctcCAGAAGAAACTATACCTGTAGATTCAAACTCTGAAATGAATACACCAAGTCCAAGTATATCTTCTTCTATCGTCTTAGAAGATGCCCCTAAgctttatcaaaattattcaaaagaaCCTAAGGTGTAA